One window from the genome of [Clostridium] celerecrescens 18A encodes:
- the guaB gene encoding IMP dehydrogenase, whose protein sequence is MGTIIGEGITFDDVLLVPAYSEVIPNQVDLTTNLTKTIKLNIPLMSAGMDTVTEHRMAIAMARQGGIGIIHKNMSIEMQAEEVDKVKRSENGVITDPFYLSPEHTLKDADELMGKFRISGVPITEGKKLVGIITNRDLKFEEDFSRKIKECMTSENLVTAREGITLMEAKKILAKARVEKLPIIDEDFNLKGLITIKDIEKQIKYPLSAKDGQGRLLCGAAVGITANVLDRVDALVKAKVDVVVLDSAHGHSENVLRCVKMIKEAYPALSVIAGNVATGEATKALIEAGADAVKVGIGPGSICTTRVVAGIGVPQITAVMNCYAVAKEYGVPIIADGGIKYSGDLTKAIAAGGSVCMMGSMFAGCDESPGTFELYQGRKYKVYRGMGSIAAMENGSKDRYFQTDAKKLVPEGVEGRVAYKGMVEDTVFQMLGGLRSGMGYCGAMSIKTMQETGKFIKITAASLKESHPHDIHITKEAPNYSIDE, encoded by the coding sequence ATGGGTACAATAATTGGCGAAGGCATTACTTTTGATGATGTGCTGTTAGTTCCGGCTTATTCAGAGGTCATTCCTAATCAGGTTGACTTAACGACCAACCTTACAAAAACCATCAAGCTCAATATTCCGCTTATGAGTGCAGGCATGGATACCGTTACCGAGCATCGCATGGCAATTGCCATGGCAAGACAGGGAGGTATCGGTATTATCCATAAGAATATGTCCATAGAGATGCAGGCAGAAGAGGTTGATAAGGTAAAGAGGTCAGAAAACGGCGTCATAACGGACCCATTCTATCTTTCCCCGGAGCATACATTAAAAGATGCGGATGAACTCATGGGTAAGTTCCGCATTTCCGGAGTGCCGATCACAGAAGGAAAAAAACTGGTGGGAATCATCACCAACCGGGACTTAAAATTCGAAGAGGATTTCAGCAGGAAGATCAAGGAATGCATGACCTCTGAAAACCTGGTAACAGCCAGAGAGGGCATCACTCTTATGGAGGCAAAAAAGATCCTTGCAAAAGCAAGAGTAGAAAAGCTTCCGATCATTGATGAAGACTTTAATTTAAAGGGCCTTATCACCATCAAGGATATTGAAAAGCAGATCAAATATCCGTTGTCCGCAAAAGATGGACAAGGAAGACTTCTATGCGGAGCTGCCGTAGGAATAACAGCCAACGTGCTTGACCGTGTTGACGCCCTGGTAAAGGCAAAAGTGGATGTGGTAGTTTTAGACTCCGCTCACGGACATTCCGAAAACGTCCTCCGCTGCGTAAAAATGATCAAAGAAGCTTATCCGGCTCTTTCCGTTATTGCAGGAAATGTAGCAACCGGAGAAGCTACAAAGGCTCTCATAGAAGCAGGAGCTGATGCAGTGAAGGTAGGAATCGGGCCAGGATCTATCTGTACCACCCGTGTGGTAGCCGGCATCGGAGTTCCCCAGATCACGGCTGTTATGAACTGCTATGCAGTTGCTAAGGAATACGGCGTACCAATCATAGCTGACGGCGGAATCAAGTATTCCGGAGATTTAACAAAGGCCATTGCGGCCGGCGGAAGCGTATGTATGATGGGAAGTATGTTTGCCGGATGCGACGAAAGCCCGGGAACCTTTGAACTGTATCAGGGCAGAAAATATAAAGTATACCGTGGTATGGGTTCCATCGCTGCCATGGAAAACGGAAGCAAAGACCGCTACTTCCAGACGGATGCCAAAAAGCTGGTTCCGGAAGGAGTGGAAGGCCGTGTGGCTTACAAAGGAATGGTAGAAGATACCGTATTCCAGATGCTTGGCGGCTTACGGTCCGGTATGGGTTATTGCGGAGCAATGAGTATTAAGACCATGCAGGAAACCGGAAAATTCATTAAGATTACGGCAGCCTCCCTTAAGGAAAGCCATCCCCATGACATCCATATCACAAAGGAAGCGCCAAACTATAGCATTGATGAATAA
- a CDS encoding spore germination protein encodes MEFSNSLSNNMNYLNTRIDVAGNFDIVYRTFYIGEQEACLYFIEGFTQSDAWQKILDNLLSIQAEDMPPDAHEFSKRFLPYGQVGLVKDDETMIKQLLTGVSCLFVNGYDRCLTVDCRSYPARGVSEPEKDKVLRGSRDGFVETLVFNTALIRRRIRDPKLTIEVMNAGESSHTDIAICYFKGRNDENLLNMIKDRISKLKVDALTMNQESLAECIYPHKWFNPFPKFKYSERPDTAAASILEGNIVVLVDNSPSAMILPSSVFDIIEEADDYYFPPVTGTYLRLSRLAISILTLYLTPMWLLFMQNPEMIPSWLQFIRLSEQPQVPLLFQLLILEFAIDGLRLAAVNTPSMLTTPLSVIAGIVLGEYSVKSGWFNSETMLYMAFVTIANYSQSSFELGYAFKFMRLIMLISTALLNFWGFVGGVALSIGAIVFNKTIAGKSYIYPLIPFHLSELKKRFFRGRLPHREK; translated from the coding sequence ATGGAATTTTCCAACAGCCTTTCCAATAATATGAACTACTTAAACACAAGGATTGATGTAGCCGGAAACTTTGACATCGTTTACCGGACCTTTTATATCGGAGAACAGGAAGCCTGCCTTTACTTCATTGAAGGGTTTACCCAGAGTGATGCGTGGCAGAAGATCCTGGACAACTTATTATCCATTCAGGCAGAAGATATGCCGCCTGATGCCCATGAATTTTCCAAAAGGTTTCTCCCTTATGGTCAGGTGGGTCTTGTAAAAGACGATGAAACCATGATCAAACAGCTTTTGACCGGAGTGTCCTGCCTGTTCGTTAACGGGTACGACAGATGTCTGACCGTGGACTGCCGCAGTTATCCGGCCAGAGGCGTATCAGAGCCGGAAAAAGACAAAGTTCTAAGAGGATCAAGAGATGGATTTGTGGAAACCCTGGTTTTTAATACCGCTCTTATCCGCCGCAGGATCCGAGATCCCAAGCTTACCATAGAAGTCATGAATGCCGGAGAAAGCTCCCACACGGATATCGCCATCTGCTATTTCAAGGGGCGGAATGATGAAAATCTTTTAAACATGATCAAAGACCGGATCAGCAAGCTTAAGGTTGATGCCCTTACCATGAACCAGGAAAGCCTTGCAGAGTGTATCTATCCCCATAAATGGTTTAACCCTTTCCCCAAATTCAAATATTCCGAGCGGCCGGATACTGCCGCTGCTTCTATACTGGAAGGGAACATTGTCGTCCTGGTGGACAATTCCCCCTCAGCCATGATTTTACCATCCTCTGTCTTTGATATCATCGAGGAAGCCGATGACTATTATTTTCCTCCTGTGACCGGGACTTACTTAAGGCTGTCCCGCCTGGCCATTTCCATTCTGACCCTGTATTTAACACCTATGTGGCTGCTTTTTATGCAAAATCCGGAAATGATCCCTTCCTGGCTGCAATTTATCCGCTTATCGGAACAGCCCCAGGTTCCCCTGCTTTTCCAGCTCCTGATTCTGGAGTTTGCCATTGACGGTCTGAGGCTTGCCGCAGTCAACACTCCCAGCATGCTGACCACGCCTCTCAGTGTGATCGCCGGTATTGTCCTGGGTGAATATTCCGTAAAATCCGGCTGGTTTAACAGTGAGACCATGCTTTATATGGCCTTTGTGACCATTGCCAACTACTCTCAGTCAAGCTTTGAGCTGGGTTATGCCTTTAAATTCATGCGTTTGATCATGCTGATCTCCACCGCCCTGCTGAATTTCTGGGGATTTGTGGGCGGCGTTGCGCTTTCCATAGGCGCAATTGTGTTTAATAAAACCATAGCAGGAAAAAGTTATATCTATCCCTTGATTCCATTCCACCTTTCAGAACTGAAAAAACGGTTCTTCCGGGGAAGGCTTCCTCATAGGGAGAAGTAA
- the murQ gene encoding N-acetylmuramic acid 6-phosphate etherase has translation MVDLSKMTTESRNPDTMDLDTMTPFELVTAMNQEDRKVAEAVEKVLPQTAKAVEWVCEAFEAGGRLIYMGAGTSGRLGILDSSECPPTFGVNPGMVIGLIAGGDRAIRQSVEGAEDSESLGIEDLKALSLSQKDVVVGIAASGRTPYVSAALSYAKSVGCRTVSIACNEGSLIGTYADLAIEPVVGPEVLTGSTRLKAGTAQKMILNMISTGAMVGIGKAYQNLMVDVVQSNEKLRSRAENILMAATEITRNEARRLLDEAGGSVKLAIAMKRTGAGPKEAEKKLKESRGHIRACMKRDSD, from the coding sequence ATGGTAGATTTAAGCAAGATGACAACAGAAAGCCGCAATCCTGATACCATGGATTTAGACACCATGACACCTTTCGAACTGGTAACGGCTATGAACCAGGAAGACCGGAAGGTGGCGGAGGCTGTGGAAAAAGTCCTGCCGCAGACTGCCAAAGCAGTGGAATGGGTTTGTGAAGCTTTTGAGGCCGGAGGCCGGCTCATCTACATGGGAGCAGGAACCAGCGGTAGACTTGGTATCTTAGACAGTTCTGAATGCCCTCCCACCTTTGGGGTTAATCCGGGTATGGTCATCGGCCTGATTGCCGGCGGGGACAGGGCCATCAGGCAGTCAGTGGAAGGAGCAGAAGACTCTGAGTCTCTTGGCATCGAAGATTTAAAAGCGCTGTCCTTATCCCAAAAAGATGTAGTGGTGGGCATTGCGGCCAGCGGAAGAACGCCCTATGTATCGGCTGCCCTAAGCTATGCAAAAAGCGTAGGCTGCCGAACCGTATCCATAGCCTGCAATGAAGGTAGCCTCATTGGAACTTATGCAGACCTGGCCATCGAACCGGTGGTGGGACCGGAGGTTTTGACCGGCAGCACCCGGTTAAAAGCCGGAACCGCCCAGAAGATGATACTTAATATGATCAGCACCGGAGCCATGGTGGGCATCGGAAAAGCATACCAGAACCTTATGGTAGATGTGGTGCAGAGCAATGAGAAGCTGCGCTCCCGGGCAGAAAACATTCTGATGGCTGCCACAGAAATAACTCGTAATGAGGCCAGAAGGCTGTTAGACGAAGCAGGAGGAAGCGTGAAGTTAGCCATAGCCATGAAACGAACAGGCGCAGGGCCAAAAGAAGCAGAAAAGAAATTAAAGGAATCCCGCGGGCATATCCGCGCATGCATGAAAAGGGATTCTGATTAA
- a CDS encoding PTS transporter subunit EIIC: MTNEVLLQKILELSGGKENIAAAASCMTRLRLKVKNPDLMQEKELKEISGVLGLVANGIDVQVVVGPGKARKLMDICHGLGIPSELGGKGLSTNASWQENKEAVKAGQKGNGLKSSIRVISDIFIPMIPAIVAAGLCNGVANIIGQGVEAQMLGGSFWTLLVTILKLFGGAFLGYFSIFTGVNAAKSFGATPALGGMIGSMSIMSQITDISKFFGLYNEQIPNSSTLISGKGGIIGVIIGVWVLSKVERWVRKHVPDVLDIMLTGFLSILITGTLFVLVLMPAAGFLSDGLVWVLSLLVNSANPVVSVLSGYIMSAVFLPLVLLGLHHGLVPIYAVQLEQMGGVSLFPVLAMAGAGQVGAAIAIYLKAKRSGNKRLKSVIIGALPSGFLGIGEPLIYGVTLPLGKPFITAGLGAGFGGAYVMLMHVRSIAWSPSGLLAIPIMSSPVNMLNYFMGLVIAYIAGFIITGLFIKEDEVAKA; this comes from the coding sequence ATGACAAATGAAGTATTGCTTCAAAAGATCCTGGAATTATCGGGAGGGAAAGAAAATATTGCAGCCGCGGCCAGCTGCATGACACGCCTTCGCTTAAAGGTAAAGAATCCTGATCTGATGCAGGAGAAGGAACTGAAAGAGATTTCGGGAGTTCTTGGCCTGGTTGCAAACGGAATCGATGTACAGGTGGTCGTCGGCCCCGGAAAGGCCAGAAAGCTCATGGATATCTGCCACGGCCTTGGGATCCCAAGTGAGCTTGGCGGCAAAGGGCTCTCCACCAATGCTTCCTGGCAGGAAAACAAAGAAGCAGTAAAGGCCGGCCAGAAAGGAAACGGGTTAAAGAGCAGCATACGGGTTATCTCCGATATCTTTATTCCTATGATTCCTGCTATCGTCGCGGCCGGTTTATGCAACGGTGTTGCCAATATCATCGGTCAGGGCGTGGAAGCGCAGATGTTGGGAGGCAGCTTCTGGACTCTTCTTGTCACTATACTAAAGCTGTTCGGTGGTGCATTTCTCGGTTATTTTTCAATTTTTACCGGTGTCAATGCAGCAAAAAGCTTTGGAGCAACGCCTGCCCTGGGCGGCATGATCGGCTCTATGAGCATTATGTCACAGATCACGGACATATCAAAGTTCTTTGGCCTTTACAATGAACAGATTCCAAACAGCTCAACCTTAATTAGCGGTAAGGGCGGAATCATCGGTGTGATCATCGGTGTCTGGGTTCTCTCCAAGGTAGAACGCTGGGTGCGCAAACATGTTCCCGATGTCCTTGATATCATGCTGACCGGATTCTTAAGCATTCTGATCACCGGTACCTTGTTCGTACTGGTACTGATGCCGGCTGCCGGCTTTTTATCTGACGGTCTTGTCTGGGTATTATCCCTCCTTGTAAATTCCGCAAATCCGGTCGTCAGTGTTTTATCCGGGTACATTATGTCAGCCGTATTCCTTCCCCTTGTCCTTTTGGGACTGCATCATGGGCTGGTTCCAATCTATGCGGTTCAGCTGGAACAAATGGGCGGAGTCTCCTTATTCCCGGTCCTGGCCATGGCTGGTGCAGGGCAGGTGGGTGCAGCCATTGCCATCTATCTGAAAGCAAAACGAAGCGGAAACAAACGCTTAAAGAGCGTCATCATCGGTGCACTGCCTTCTGGATTCTTAGGCATCGGCGAACCGCTTATTTATGGAGTTACGCTTCCGTTAGGTAAGCCTTTCATAACTGCAGGCCTGGGAGCCGGTTTCGGCGGAGCCTATGTGATGCTCATGCATGTAAGAAGCATTGCCTGGAGCCCTTCGGGCCTGTTAGCCATTCCCATCATGAGCAGCCCTGTTAATATGCTTAATTATTTTATGGGTCTGGTGATCGCTTACATTGCCGGATTTATCATTACCGGCCTGTTCATTAAGGAAGATGAAGTTGCAAAAGCTTAA
- a CDS encoding DUF3842 family protein, with protein MKIVIIDGQGGKMGQSVIAQLKKSYPSLSVIAIGTNSIATSAMLKAGADAGATGENPVLVASRDADVIIGPIGIVIADSLLGEITPAMAEAIGKSRAYKILIPVNKCNHYVVGCENLTLTESIALVIKEVENLL; from the coding sequence ATGAAAATCGTTATCATTGACGGGCAGGGCGGCAAAATGGGGCAGTCCGTCATCGCTCAGTTAAAAAAGTCCTATCCCAGTCTTTCAGTCATTGCCATCGGGACCAATTCCATTGCTACTTCCGCCATGTTAAAGGCAGGAGCCGATGCAGGTGCAACCGGTGAGAATCCTGTCCTAGTGGCCAGCCGGGATGCAGATGTTATCATCGGTCCTATTGGGATCGTCATTGCCGATTCTCTCCTGGGAGAGATCACTCCAGCCATGGCTGAGGCCATCGGAAAAAGCCGTGCTTATAAGATCCTTATACCGGTGAATAAATGCAATCATTATGTAGTGGGCTGTGAAAACCTGACTTTAACGGAATCCATTGCCCTGGTAATCAAAGAGGTGGAGAATCTTTTATGA
- a CDS encoding DUF6106 family protein has product MNEMYAEWLVKRKSPAYTMLIKIAMGILCVIAFFLSMSPVFGIFGVLILLAAAAATYFVFRNSEVEFEYLFVTNTLSIDRIYGRSKRKKAWEGSMEGIQIVAPTGSTEARDHETKSMKLLDFSSHVPGAKTYTLISQSGAETTKIIFEPNDKLLQCMRMTAPRKVIREV; this is encoded by the coding sequence ATGAATGAAATGTATGCAGAATGGCTGGTGAAGCGAAAATCACCTGCCTATACCATGTTGATAAAAATTGCGATGGGAATCCTATGCGTAATTGCATTTTTCCTCTCCATGTCTCCGGTTTTCGGAATCTTTGGAGTGCTTATTCTGCTTGCAGCCGCAGCCGCCACATACTTTGTATTCCGAAACAGCGAAGTGGAATTTGAATACTTATTTGTGACCAACACTCTATCCATCGACCGGATCTACGGCAGAAGCAAGAGAAAGAAGGCCTGGGAAGGTTCCATGGAAGGGATCCAGATCGTAGCTCCCACTGGTTCCACAGAGGCCAGGGATCATGAAACAAAAAGCATGAAATTACTTGATTTTTCATCCCACGTACCGGGAGCAAAGACTTATACATTAATCAGCCAGTCCGGTGCAGAAACCACAAAGATCATATTTGAACCTAACGATAAGCTGCTCCAGTGCATGAGGATGACAGCGCCCCGTAAGGTTATAAGAGAAGTATAA
- a CDS encoding MurR/RpiR family transcriptional regulator, with translation MKSVLVRLREYQKEMSVAETGVVRYLLDTPEQAVKLSVHALAEKGFSSSSTVIRLCHELGFSGYKEMKAALICELAIRQENTREKMEEITEKDTLEQIVDKITYKNIASLEDTRNLTDISALKNCIDLLCQCRTICLFGIGSSLLVARDAYLKFLRINKPCILNDDWHSQLLQARNMSREDLGLMISYSGSTMEMIECARTMQQVGAKFILITRFTVSPLSEMADYNLYVAANESIFRSGAMGSRISQLNIIDILYTAYANHNSQYSLSQWRKTHISKKNPSYFEPFDEAYNEEEINHGRFKQDDNRKPQS, from the coding sequence ATGAAAAGTGTACTGGTTCGTTTGCGAGAATATCAAAAAGAGATGAGTGTTGCAGAGACCGGCGTCGTACGGTACCTGTTAGACACACCGGAACAAGCGGTGAAGCTTTCAGTCCACGCTCTGGCAGAAAAAGGATTTTCTTCCTCTTCCACCGTTATCCGGCTGTGCCATGAACTTGGCTTCTCCGGGTACAAGGAAATGAAGGCAGCCCTGATCTGTGAACTGGCCATCCGGCAGGAGAACACCAGGGAAAAAATGGAGGAGATCACAGAGAAGGATACTCTGGAACAGATCGTCGACAAAATTACATATAAAAACATCGCCTCCTTAGAGGATACCAGAAATTTAACTGATATATCCGCCCTTAAAAACTGCATTGACCTCTTATGCCAATGCCGAACCATCTGTTTATTCGGAATCGGTTCTTCCCTTCTGGTAGCCCGGGATGCGTATTTAAAATTCCTCCGGATCAATAAACCCTGCATCTTAAATGATGACTGGCATTCCCAGCTTTTGCAGGCACGTAACATGAGCCGGGAGGATTTAGGACTGATGATCTCCTATTCTGGCAGTACCATGGAAATGATTGAGTGTGCAAGAACCATGCAGCAGGTAGGGGCAAAATTCATCCTGATCACCCGTTTTACCGTATCACCGCTTTCGGAGATGGCAGATTACAACCTTTATGTGGCTGCCAATGAATCCATCTTTCGGAGCGGAGCCATGGGAAGCAGAATCAGCCAGTTAAACATCATTGATATTCTGTATACTGCATACGCCAACCATAACAGCCAATATTCCCTGTCGCAGTGGCGTAAAACGCACATTTCCAAGAAAAACCCGTCGTATTTTGAACCTTTCGACGAAGCGTATAATGAGGAGGAAATCAATCATGGTAGATTTAAGCAAGATGACAACAGAAAGCCGCAATCCTGA
- a CDS encoding PHP domain-containing protein, whose protein sequence is MKADFHMHSCFSDGSETIMQIYSLAKEQGLKAAAITDHDTILGLKEEEKASKKYCIPYIPAAEFTAAEKGMKFHVLGYGIDPENPELLGYSNSFLVQMNERSRHQILKMQQAGIEIEEKEFFDKAGGGPLYRAKLLGVLADHGLLKREDIMKSLPLYFGKGAPYEEEDRFSYRSFYKICAMIKEAGGYVVLAHPGKIKRKDRRLYDALLKEECLDGVEVYHHDNPEDVRAELLAVAENRHLMVTGGSDYHGIYMKKPALPGAEELPEELADGLEHLLLSKRANSFNSTFV, encoded by the coding sequence ATGAAAGCGGACTTTCATATGCATTCCTGTTTTTCTGACGGAAGTGAAACCATAATGCAAATTTACTCCCTGGCGAAGGAGCAGGGCCTTAAGGCGGCAGCCATAACGGATCACGATACGATATTGGGCCTTAAAGAAGAAGAAAAGGCGTCAAAAAAGTATTGTATTCCTTATATTCCGGCTGCAGAGTTTACGGCTGCAGAGAAGGGAATGAAGTTTCATGTGCTGGGATATGGAATCGATCCGGAGAATCCGGAGCTGCTTGGGTATTCCAACAGCTTTCTGGTACAGATGAATGAACGATCAAGGCATCAGATCTTAAAGATGCAGCAGGCTGGAATAGAGATTGAAGAAAAAGAGTTTTTCGATAAGGCAGGAGGCGGACCGCTTTACCGGGCAAAGCTTTTGGGAGTTCTGGCTGACCATGGACTCCTTAAAAGAGAAGATATTATGAAGAGCCTGCCCCTTTATTTTGGAAAAGGAGCTCCATATGAGGAAGAGGATCGTTTTTCTTATAGAAGTTTCTATAAGATATGTGCGATGATAAAGGAGGCTGGGGGATATGTGGTTTTGGCTCACCCAGGGAAGATAAAGAGAAAGGACAGACGGCTTTATGATGCCCTTTTAAAGGAAGAATGTCTGGATGGCGTTGAAGTGTACCATCATGATAACCCGGAGGATGTCCGGGCAGAATTATTGGCTGTAGCAGAGAACCGGCATTTAATGGTCACCGGCGGCAGCGATTACCACGGTATTTACATGAAGAAGCCAGCTCTTCCGGGGGCTGAGGAGCTGCCGGAAGAACTGGCGGATGGATTGGAGCATCTGCTATTAAGTAAAAGAGCAAATTCATTTAATTCAACCTTCGTCTAA